The DNA region GGCTACTCGCGGCGCATTGAGACTTCAATCGACGACGGCGACGGAGGCGTGCCGCCGTCCAATCCTGAGACCCCGATGCCGACTCCGATCCCGGCCGCCTCGGGATCGTCGGCGACGCCGTCGTCCTCCGCCGCCGTCAGGAGCGCGTCGAGTGCCGCCGCGACCTCCGCAGCACCGGCTCAGGCGAGCGTTCCCAGGGACCCGGGGATCAGCGGAGGCGAGCAGGTCCCCGCGAGCGCCACCAAGGTCGACAGCGCTCCGGCCGGTATCTCCGGTGCGGGCACCAGCGGTGCTCCGAGCGGCGGTTCGGTCTCGGGCGCCGGTGCGGCCGGCGGTGTGAGTGCAGGCGCGGGCGCCGGTACCACGGCAGGCGTAGCGGGCGGTGGCCTGATGGGCGGTGCGGCAGGAGCTGCCGCCGCGCGAGGCGCCGCTGGACGAGCGGGTATCGGCGGCGCGGGCGCGATGGGAGCCCGCGGTGGTGGTGCCGCTGCGGGTGGCCGTGGAGCCGCGGGTGCCGCGGGCCGTGGTGCGCTGGCGAAGGCGAAGGGCGGTGTCGCCGGAGCCCCCAGGGGCATCAGCGGCGGCAAGCCCGCGACTCCCGGTGGCACCGGTCTCGGCAAGGGCCGCGGCGGCGCCGCCGGAGCTGCCGGACGTGGCGGCCGCGCCGGAATGCTCGCTGGCGCCCGGGGCACGAACCAGCGGCCGGACGAGGAGGAGCGCAACGAGGGCAACCGTCCCGACTACCTTGTCGAGGACGAGGAGACCTGGACTCCGGACGACGGTCGCAGCGTCCCGAAGACGATCGAGTAGAAGCGGTGGCAGGAAGCCACTGAAAGAGACAGATGGCCCTCGCGAAAAGGAATTCGCGAGGGCCGTCGTCAAGAGCACGAAGGGGAGCAGGAGTTGAGTCTCCGACGAGCGCTGCACCTGGTGGGCACCGGAGCGTTGACGGGAGCCCTGCTCCTCGGATCCGCTCCCGCGGCCTCCGCGGACGACATCCGTGACCGGCAGTGGGCCTTGGATTTCTTTGCGGGCGAGGACATTTGGGAGCATGCCACCGGGAAGGGCGTGACTGTCGCCGTCGTCGACACCGGAGTGGATTCCGAGCAACCGGACCTCAAGGGATCGGTGCTTCGCGGCAAGGACTACACGCAGGGCAAGGGGACCAGAGACAACGGCCGGCACGGCACCGCGATGGCGGGCCTGATCGCGGCCCATGGGCATGGGCCTGGCGGCAAATCCGGTATGAAGGGGCTGGCTCCCGGGGCGAAGATCATGCCTCTGACCACCGAGATCGGATCGACGAACTCCTTCCAGTCACAGGGCATTCGCTACGCCGTCGACCACGGTGCCGACGTCATCAACCTCTCCTACGCGGGACCGTTGATTCCGGGCGACGAACAGGCGGTCAGGTACGCCATCTCCAAAGACGTCGTAGTCGTGGCCGGCAGCGGCAATTCGCCCGGCAAGCACAAGGAGTACCCCGCGGGCTATCCGGGAGTCCTCTCCGTGGGCGGCCTTGGGCGTGACGGCACGCTGTGGGAGTCCTCCTCTTGGGGTTCCAACGTTTCTCTGGTCGCCCCGGCCGAGAAGAACGTCACCCCGGACAAGAAGTATGAGTCCGGTTACGGATTCACATCGGGTACATCCGACGCCAGCGCCTACGTCTCCGCCGCCGCGGCGCTCGTCCGGGAGAAGCACCCCGATCTCACCGCCGGGCAGGTGATCAACCGGCTGATCAAGACGGCCAAGCCGCTGACGGACGCCAAGGGCAACGCCCCCAAGCTGCCCGATGAGAAGTTCGGTTATGGCGTGGTACGGCCGTACCGGGCGGTGACGAACGACATTCCGGCGGGGCCGAAGGCCGGGCCGCTCGCGCAGTCCGGGTCGTCGGACTCGTCAGCGGGCGATGCCGCTTCGGACTCCGGTTCGTCGTCCGACGACTCCTCCGGCTGGATGTTCGCCCTGGGCCCGCCCGTCGTGCTGTTCGGGCTGATCTTCCTCGTGCTCGTGGGCGTCGCGGTCCTCGTGGTGGTCCTCGTCAAGCGGAAGGACAGCCGGGACCGGGTGAGCGATCCTTGGGCCTCGGGCGGAGGACCGTCCGTGCCGCCGCAGCAGCCGGGGCAGCAAGTCCAGGCGCCCACAGGGCAGTTCGGGGGGCCGCCCAACTCGCCGCCGCCTCCGCCGAATCAGCCTCCGTCGCGGTGAGCTGAGGCCGCGCGCCGAACGACACCGTGCCCCGAACGGCAATCGATCAGCGTCCCGTCGGTCTCCTCACCGCAGTGAGAGCGACGGGACACTGTCTGTCCAAGTTGTCCGGTGTAGGACCCCTCGCTCAGAGCTGCCTGACCAGCTCCGCCGCGTCCTTCAGTGACAGCCGAGGCTCCTGCCTCCGCAGCTCCTTCACTGCCCTGACCTCGCCCTTGCTGGCCTTCACCGAGCGCACGGCCTCGACGTCGATGCGCTCGCGTACGTCGTCCAGGGCCATCGAGTTGGCGCGCTGCCGTTGACGACGGACCCAGACGCTCACAATCCCAGCGGCGGGGACGAAGGTCCACGCCACGATGGTGACGGCCGTTTCGGGGGTGGTCGCGCCGGTTAGCGAGAGCAGCAGGATTACGGCCGCGGCAACGCTGAGAAGTGAGAGGAACCAGATCAGTTCGAGCTTCTTGAGCGAACGTGCGTCTCTGACGCGCCCGTTCGTGGGCTGGTTCATCACGCGGGAACCCTTCTGCCTTGCTGCCGGAGTCCAGGGAGGGCGGTTCCGCCCCTGCCATACGGTACGTCGGCCCGGCCGTCGCGCCACAGGCCGGTGTGGATTTCCTGTGGAGCTTCCCGAAGGGTCATGCCAAGGATCACGGTCGCCTGCAACCGCTTCGTGGCTTCCGCAACTCCCCATCGCCGTACGGCAGTCGCAGACCGGCGCACAATCGGTCCCCCGGGCCCCGAGCCTGGGACGATCACATTCCGTGGGCCGTCCGCTGCCCATATAATCAGCGCTGCTGCGAGAGGTGTCATCGCCGCCGGGGTGAATTGCCCGGTTGATGCGCCTCTCGTCCGGCTTGTTCGCTCCCTTCACAACCGAGGAGAGGCACTTCATGGGGGACCACTTCAAGACGGATGTCGATCAACTCGATCAGTTCGTCAAGACATTGGACAGCAGCGTCAAGGACCTCGAAGAGGCCCGTACGGCGCTGTCGCACGTCCGAGGCGACCAGATCGGCACAGCCCGGCTCGACAAGTCGTGCGACGAGTTCCAGGAGCACTGGAAGTACGGCTCGGAGCAGATGAGCGAGATGATCGGCGGCATCAAAGAGGGCGTGAAGTCGAACAAGCTGAGCTACCAGGAGATGGAGACGAACCTGGAGAAGGCGCTCAAGCAGATGGAGCAGCAGGGCACTTCGGCCGGCGGGGGCAAGTGATGGCGAATCCGTATCCTCACCTCGGCTGGAACCCTGTTCCCGGAATCCCCTCCGAAGTCCAGTCGTTGAAGAACAAGGTCACCAAGGCGGCCACCGCGCTGCGCAGTTGTCACTCGCAGATCGAGCGCCTGATCGGCGAGAGCAGCCACTGGGAGGGCGACGCCGCGGACGCCTTCCGCGACAAGCTCGACAGCGACCTGCCCAAGTACATGAAGGACGCCGCCACGTCGATGGAGAAGGCCGCCGCCCAACTCGCCAAGTGGGACAGCGACTTGACCTCCAACCGTGAGCTGGCCAAGAAGTACGACGACGAGGCGCGCGAGAAGAAGGAGGCGGCCGGCACCGCCAAGGAGCGCCAGGACGCCGCCCAGAAGGACCCGGACCTCAACCTCGGCGGCAAGGAGTACCCGAGCCAGGCCGAGGCGGACGCGGCGACGGCACGCCTGCGGGCGGCCGAGGGCCGTCTCAAGGAGGCCTCGGCCAGCTTGGAGAAGGCCAACGAGGCGTACAACGACGTCATCGAGAAGGCCAAGAAGCTGGAGGAGGAGCACGAGCGCGAGGCGAACAAGGTCGCCGACGAGCTCGACAAAGCCGACGACGACCTCGCTCCCGAGGAGCCCGGCTGGCTGAGCAAGACCCTCAGCGCGATCGGCGACGGGCTGGCCGCAGCCGGGAAGTTCCTCCTCGACCACGCGGGCACCATCGGCGCGATCGCCGGTCTGCTGGCGCTCTTCCCGACGCCGCTGGCCCCGCTCTTCGCCGGAATCGCGGTCGTCGCGAGCGCGGCCTCGCTGGGCAAGAACCTGGCCAGTGAGGACTTCCGGGATTCGCTGACGGGCAAGTACGGCTGGGGCCAGGGCCTCACCGCCTGGGGCTCCGTGGCAGGCGACACCCTCGGCATGCTGCCCGGCGTCGGCGCTCTCGGTAAGGCGGGCGGCGAGGTCAGCGTGCTCTCCGGCGCGGCCCGTGAGGGCGGCGAGGCCATGTCCGCGGGCTCGAAGGCCGCCGCGTTCGGACGGGAGACCGTCGAGGCGTTCAATTTCAAGGCGCTCGACACCGCCACGGACCCGAACACCGGCCTGCTCCAGTACGGCATCAACGGCGCGAACGTCCTCGCCAACAGCGCCTCTTCCCTGGAGACGGCAGGCGTTCTGCCGGA from Streptomyces marispadix includes:
- a CDS encoding S8 family serine peptidase, with product MSLRRALHLVGTGALTGALLLGSAPAASADDIRDRQWALDFFAGEDIWEHATGKGVTVAVVDTGVDSEQPDLKGSVLRGKDYTQGKGTRDNGRHGTAMAGLIAAHGHGPGGKSGMKGLAPGAKIMPLTTEIGSTNSFQSQGIRYAVDHGADVINLSYAGPLIPGDEQAVRYAISKDVVVVAGSGNSPGKHKEYPAGYPGVLSVGGLGRDGTLWESSSWGSNVSLVAPAEKNVTPDKKYESGYGFTSGTSDASAYVSAAAALVREKHPDLTAGQVINRLIKTAKPLTDAKGNAPKLPDEKFGYGVVRPYRAVTNDIPAGPKAGPLAQSGSSDSSAGDAASDSGSSSDDSSGWMFALGPPVVLFGLIFLVLVGVAVLVVVLVKRKDSRDRVSDPWASGGGPSVPPQQPGQQVQAPTGQFGGPPNSPPPPPNQPPSR
- a CDS encoding putative T7SS-secreted protein produces the protein MANPYPHLGWNPVPGIPSEVQSLKNKVTKAATALRSCHSQIERLIGESSHWEGDAADAFRDKLDSDLPKYMKDAATSMEKAAAQLAKWDSDLTSNRELAKKYDDEAREKKEAAGTAKERQDAAQKDPDLNLGGKEYPSQAEADAATARLRAAEGRLKEASASLEKANEAYNDVIEKAKKLEEEHEREANKVADELDKADDDLAPEEPGWLSKTLSAIGDGLAAAGKFLLDHAGTIGAIAGLLALFPTPLAPLFAGIAVVASAASLGKNLASEDFRDSLTGKYGWGQGLTAWGSVAGDTLGMLPGVGALGKAGGEVSVLSGAAREGGEAMSAGSKAAAFGRETVEAFNFKALDTATDPNTGLLQYGINGANVLANSASSLETAGVLPDAGPSHYGAEATKAGQGRCRRVRRRRERLGRGTRHQRPGNGSPPVSSVQEEAVIKPRPQFWYEIPYGYAQLEVYPSDERMEELAREVLALPDGMRERADQVFRLYALVMYEMQKHQVQGCALGVHPDEREGAAMSVLTVSSVYSPGVNPKAVLATLLSSGAGATRETGIVPVELPCGPGFLTESVERSAPPSASPVEVDGGDGDGEETRVWRGLLAIPDTRSSAIIAIQLVTPSVHLADDYRAVLTGIGRTVSFTDPALAARTGDEQPEPGSGAAAVRSDFG